The following proteins are co-located in the Candidatus Bathyarchaeum sp. genome:
- a CDS encoding helix-turn-helix domain-containing protein, which yields MKRKLLLDNRKNQMKTKDIAIFEDSKRLKTVLNELSWKILELLSETEMYPIQIAKKLGVHEQKVYYHIRKLSKAGVIKIVREEEKKGAVAKYYKALFPAMGIEMPFGQQEINTLPVRNLNEKLKQFLRPFINSNEFDGKIVVGSPDPHGPFKAKARDGHYAAYLTMFLGQFIKLPDDFVVKLDVDVKAEKEENNNLILVGGPGTNLITQELNEFLPIHFNMIHSEHGFVLGGLVSKKTKKVYTADTMGLIAKIPNPCNKEKTTIILAGNKAVGTKACVIALTKFWEKTLKEFDQQEFAAVIQGFDLDGDGKVDSIEVLEYL from the coding sequence ATGAAACGAAAACTTCTACTCGACAATAGAAAAAATCAAATGAAAACCAAAGACATAGCCATTTTCGAAGACTCCAAACGACTCAAAACAGTTTTGAATGAACTGAGTTGGAAGATTCTGGAGTTGTTAAGTGAAACAGAAATGTATCCCATACAAATCGCCAAAAAATTGGGAGTTCATGAACAAAAAGTGTATTATCATATCAGAAAATTGTCCAAAGCAGGCGTGATAAAAATAGTCAGAGAAGAAGAAAAAAAGGGTGCTGTAGCAAAATACTACAAAGCTTTGTTTCCGGCCATGGGAATTGAAATGCCCTTTGGTCAACAAGAAATCAATACTTTACCTGTTAGAAACTTAAATGAAAAACTAAAACAGTTTTTACGTCCTTTCATTAACAGCAACGAGTTCGATGGAAAAATTGTTGTGGGTAGCCCTGACCCTCATGGTCCATTTAAGGCAAAGGCTCGTGATGGCCATTACGCGGCGTATTTGACCATGTTTTTGGGGCAGTTCATAAAGTTGCCTGACGATTTTGTTGTAAAACTGGACGTAGATGTTAAAGCAGAAAAAGAAGAAAACAACAATCTCATCCTAGTTGGCGGCCCCGGAACCAACTTAATCACCCAAGAACTCAACGAGTTTTTACCCATACATTTTAACATGATACATTCAGAGCATGGTTTTGTTTTAGGGGGACTAGTTTCAAAAAAAACCAAAAAAGTCTACACTGCAGACACAATGGGATTAATCGCAAAAATCCCCAATCCCTGCAATAAAGAAAAAACCACAATCATTCTCGCGGGGAACAAAGCAGTTGGAACCAAAGCATGCGTTATTGCATTAACCAAATTTTGGGAAAAAACTTTGAAAGAATTTGACCAACAAGAATTTGCAGCAGTAATCCAAGGCTTTGACCTAGACGGTGACGGCAAAGTCGACTCTATAGAAGTTTTAGAATACCTGTAA
- a CDS encoding DUF371 domain-containing protein — MKQVTVEFHACGHKNVLSTHKTTFEVTKETELTKNGNCIIAVSSTMGAIDLPDEFKKAAQKENSKIMITIEADNQKETTTAKGSPRLQLTHPTDLVVRKSKFVCNRTLAIEADKASIDFSKKLVEKLQDPNQKVKVTLTVENH, encoded by the coding sequence ATGAAACAAGTAACAGTAGAATTCCATGCATGTGGACACAAAAACGTTCTTTCTACTCACAAAACTACTTTTGAAGTTACAAAAGAAACCGAGCTAACAAAAAATGGCAATTGCATCATTGCAGTAAGTTCAACAATGGGCGCAATTGATTTGCCGGACGAGTTCAAAAAAGCTGCACAAAAAGAAAACTCAAAAATTATGATAACAATTGAAGCCGATAACCAAAAAGAAACCACCACAGCAAAAGGAAGCCCCCGTCTACAACTTACGCACCCAACAGATTTAGTTGTCAGAAAAAGCAAATTCGTATGCAACAGAACTTTAGCCATTGAAGCAGACAAAGCATCAATTGATTTTTCCAAAAAGCTTGTGGAAAAACTTCAAGACCCAAATCAAAAAGTAAAGGTTACGTTAACGGTAGAAAATCATTGA
- a CDS encoding class I SAM-dependent methyltransferase family protein: MPESVCLTVPKKLGETAIRLITELDLSNRDLQIQQTENSLKIPLISKPSPVALEELKKKLETFKVSVYDFAERKKSHILHFDLLKDKLPAELLDLVPHAIDFIGDIAIVEIPDELLEYKTQIGAAILKAHKQTNTVLAKAGAVKGVYRIRDLEFLAGTNKTATVYVEYGNTLHVDVAKAYFSPRLSNEHNRIASQVTPNEIVVDLFAGVGPFAIPIAKNQKTAQVYSIDINPEAVSLLEKNIKVNRVEKQVVPIVGDARKAVKQQLSQKADRVIMNLPETALEFVDVACEAIKPEGGIIHYYCFVYDSPEPLEAAKTELEQVVKQNNRQVTKFLFAKTVREVAPYAWQVVVDAQIQ; encoded by the coding sequence GTGCCTGAATCTGTATGTTTAACGGTTCCCAAAAAACTTGGAGAAACAGCAATCCGTCTAATTACTGAACTTGACCTTTCAAACCGTGACCTGCAGATTCAACAAACAGAAAACTCCTTGAAAATTCCCTTGATTTCTAAGCCTTCACCTGTGGCTCTTGAAGAATTGAAAAAGAAACTGGAAACCTTCAAAGTTTCGGTTTACGATTTTGCTGAAAGAAAAAAATCACACATACTGCACTTTGATTTACTAAAAGACAAACTGCCTGCTGAACTTTTGGATTTGGTTCCTCATGCCATCGATTTTATTGGCGACATCGCCATTGTTGAAATTCCTGACGAACTTTTAGAATACAAAACCCAGATTGGTGCGGCAATACTAAAGGCACACAAACAGACGAACACTGTTTTGGCAAAAGCAGGAGCAGTAAAAGGAGTTTACCGAATACGGGACCTTGAATTTTTAGCGGGAACCAACAAAACTGCTACAGTTTACGTAGAATACGGTAACACTTTGCATGTTGATGTTGCTAAGGCATATTTTTCTCCACGGCTTTCAAATGAACACAACAGAATAGCCTCTCAAGTAACTCCAAACGAAATAGTAGTTGACCTGTTTGCAGGAGTTGGACCCTTTGCTATTCCCATAGCAAAAAACCAAAAAACAGCCCAAGTTTATTCAATAGACATCAACCCCGAAGCCGTATCTTTGCTGGAAAAAAACATCAAAGTCAACAGAGTAGAAAAACAGGTTGTACCCATTGTCGGTGATGCACGAAAAGCAGTCAAACAGCAGCTTTCCCAAAAAGCAGACCGCGTCATCATGAACCTACCTGAAACTGCTCTAGAATTTGTTGATGTAGCGTGTGAAGCAATCAAGCCTGAGGGCGGGATTATTCACTATTACTGTTTTGTTTATGATTCTCCTGAACCCCTAGAGGCAGCAAAAACAGAGTTGGAGCAAGTTGTGAAACAAAACAATCGTCAAGTAACCAAGTTTCTTTTTGCAAAAACAGTACGAGAAGTTGCCCCCTATGCTTGGCAAGTTGTTGTGGACGCTCAGATTCAATGA